The following coding sequences are from one Lasioglossum baleicum chromosome 18, iyLasBale1, whole genome shotgun sequence window:
- the LOC143218212 gene encoding uncharacterized protein LOC143218212 isoform X5 — MTTETHTVAMTDPQLSNNNNNNNNDGEPKYLHKKFKKMATTEVAPKLEPKKDAADNDGSTQALKKKDSTKESLKEPIKVETSPEPADGEPTESRKSGYVCPYCRLSCAKPSVLQKHIRAHTNERPYPCVPCGFAFKTKSNLYKHCRSRAHALKMEGGDASKVSEDSDISLSDSASNGTGTPPPPPSSTPTTTVTNIKTIRTGKIYKPKFHTALQCVNNDAETSSLSSTSSSNSSSSTNAKPNPEQVQEHIDKIITDNQAIVEAVDPRLHKLMQRQQSLVDQPLNLSSVEESSRKRCYSESFVKEGKECSDSSLIKDLLLKNSNQDGFDGENYLCPSCNISYSSIDNLETHRRYYCKGSSPLKECQLDEKSDFESKSSDYYNTLQPLPSPGPLLGNTRLVDAYAPPAKKQRSESVPTTLRSLEELSKYPRPNSLQMFGGEVRILDNTGETKTMRIEPRQTNSPTSEHIVSSKCVTSETASIVVRSGLHSGGTMVHKPPSTPTSAPSAMSLASTPQMLAPIIPNISAPSIAPSMSCYSYLEPHLNPLTSITAYNPLTLPQAGISSILHAGKVIPYVPGMPGPHTLAPAIDISSSIATGNPGYKVIPGLPGLHMLPQPLDLASPVKMQTPSVPGIPGPMGQPLDLASPAKEAKLGCKASGGDQQTSKTGFMSPKVPSKVDLTSDKYRRASGDVVKMELDRHIKNSAAIKFKESPKREFYDRSPKADGKVYYTNGVDAAAPNSYSKLRYSPRELESRKRISTWNEPENSKTTPPPQTTPQASPLENGRLKVNFNDSKTKTIDNYNTLNGAEVKPDSVAPMVILNVDTSKTEGSGREAKDKPEAKSPKNGDATTEEISSNKFLRPTSLPLKPGTFTPKKHHGITPTANTLPLISPETPRPKKSYGQLYLNGHAYTYLGLKCSTRVFYCTLNRPQPMYVTQQHGLSMYSNWKICKEAPPDVDMAQYDSRHRPPNYTAAWKKQEDILTHSSQRPTTPTNQDSGSDGDSQEKTKRVKIFDGGFESNEDYTYVRGRGRGRYVCEECGIRCKKPSMLKKHIRTHTDVRPYTCKHCTFSFKTKGNLTKHMKSKAHYKKCVELGVVPVPTTVCEDNIDKEAIARLAAGGNTEESSEEEEETDGEESEESGSEEQEAAQSLLSLSQRNANRLPGLLPSGRPTTYPYILTFPTTSTSTTVSVTVSTTALSGPSVSSQGTTVVRNELPYRYYFPSSRAAEESRTTVIQSSKKEDNEEVEEVDPDSRNSLTQPMDLTTKPALQPLPSPIPQRANPADILTPVSEPVLLQTIVQTMERLPIQGREWKQDAEGHMLQAYLTERHVMDSKIKQQYRVGSTKIEKQPRDFFRQLSPKSKAVESSNVLTVTYTDPSKMQQTIMDSRVKIVKHVDDVKMEIREKIYQNKEQGSIELMNTASSKPGGEYVIPVINSCERLGECTNRSSPKSFGLEANNRLLPLPHMNNETDRSSVLKTINVNQEIRSVGHEVRTPSSDLRMQSQSPRNLDMRPPSRELRLQDYRGQLQELRPPSQDYKLCRQELRSPNREFKPLNQEITPLGTPLATIDSRQDNRPPSRDMILLSDYRHPQAQESRVSFETMPLAIHEVPKLQEVSRANVDMRNMERVELKHNEMTKQSIADSIKHTVARKMVVGGPGFRSPSPTAGNSKPQAEFLQPSSGPASNYVSVTEDGRSVCGICNKVFSKPSQLRLHINIHYFERPFRCESCAVSFRTKGHLTKHERSVSHHNKVSMTSTFGAATTSNPRPFKCTDCKIAFRIHGHLAKHLRSKMHIMKLECLGKLPFGTYAEMERSGVNLNDIDTTDCDNSLTSLQMLAQRLCEKDPSKIGQWDSEALPSQAISGGETSSDEGEPIPQHAMHPCPAKATTDADMSRPYHVPIANEDPKSDVHLGNPQFTQLGCEYNAKERPMEPVFPMEDTRLDENAQPFKCQICTVSMRSMNEFQVHCFVEHNIESDSSTNIHRDKCTEKENTQQEPTGKEDHSRQKTDDT; from the exons ATGACGACAG AGACTCACACTGTGGCGATGACAGATCCGCAGTTGTcgaacaataacaacaacaacaacaacgatggCGAGCCGAAGTACCTGCACAAGAAGTTCAAGAAGATGGCGACGACTGAGGTCGCGCCGAAGCTGGAGCCAAAGAAGGACGCGGCCGACAACGACGGTTCTACACAGGCGCTCAAGAAGAAGGACTCTACGAAGGAGTCGCTCAAGGAGCCGATCAAGGTCGAGACCTCCCCGGAACCAGCAGACGGAGAGCCGACGGAGTCGAGGAAGAGCGGCTACGTGTGTCCTTATTGCAGGCTCTCGTGCGCCAAGCCGAGTGTTCTGCAGAAACATATCAGGGCACACACGAATGAGAGACCGTACCCCTGCGTGCCCTGCGGCTTCGCTTTCAAAACGAAGTCGAACCTCTACAAACACTGCAGGTCCAGGGCTCACGCCTTGAAGATGGAGGGTGGCGATGCCAGCAAG GTCTCGGAAGACTCGGACATCAGCCTGTCCGACAGCGCAAGTAACGGCACAGGCACACCCCCACCGCCGCCTTCATCAACACCAACGACCACCGTAACCAACATAAAGACAATCCGCACCGGGAAAATCTACAAGCCGAAATTCCATACCGCGCTGCAATGCGTGAACAACGACGCCGAAACGTCTTCCCTATCTTCCACCTCTTCCAGTAACAGTTCTTCCTCCACCAACGCGAAACCCAATCCTGAACAGGTACAGGAGCACATCGATAAGATCATCACCGACAACCAGGCGATCGTTGAAGCGGTGGATCCGAGGCTGCACAAGCTGATGCAGAGGCAGCAAAGCCTCGTCGACCAGCCATTGAACCTATCCTCTGTCGAAGAATCTTCCAGGAAACGCTGTTACAGCGAAAGCTTCGTCAAGGAGGGCAAAGAGTGTTCCGACAGTTCGTTGATAAAAGATCTTTTGTTGAAAAACTCGAATCAAGACGGATTCGACGGTGAAAACTATCTTTGCCCGTCATGCAATATCTCTTACTCGAGCATCGACAACCTGGAGACTCACCGCAGGTACTATTGTAAAGGTAGCAGTCCTCTGAAAGAGTGCCAACTGGACGAGAAGTCCGATTTCGAATCAAAGTCTTCCGACTACTACAACACCCTGCAGCCTTTACCCTCGCCAGGGCCGTTGTTAGGGAATACTAGGCTAGTCGACGCCTACGCACCACCTGCGAAAAAGCAGAGATCAGAGTCAGTACCCACAACCCTACGATCCTTGGAGGAACTCAGTAAATACCCTAGACCGAATTCACTGCAGATGTTCGGCGGAGAGGTCCGGATTCTGGATAACACTGGGGAAACAAAGACAATGAGGATTGAGCCCAGACAGACCAACTCGCCGACCAGCGAGCACATAGTTAGCAGCAAGTGCGTCACCTCGGAAACAGCCTCGATTGTAGTCAGGTCAGGACTCCATTCCGGTGGAACCATGGTGCACAAACCTCCGAGCACGCCCACGAGTGCACCCAGCGCCATGTCGTTGGCTAGCACGCCGCAGATGCTGGCGCCGATCATACCGAACATATCAGCCCCCAGCATAGCGCCCAGCATGTCCTGTTACAGCTACCTGGAGCCGCATCTCAATCCTTTGACCAGTATCACTGCCTACAACCCGTTGACCCTGCCGCAGGCTGGCATCTCCAGCATCTTGCACGCCGGTAAAGTGATCCCTTACGTGCCCGGCATGCCCGGCCCGCACACCCTCGCCCCTGCCATAGACATATCCTCAAGCATCGCTACAGGGAACCCAGGGTACAAGGTGATCCCAGGTCTACCTGGTCTCCACATGCTCCCGCAGCCTCTGGACCTGGCCAGTCCAGTCAAAATGCAGACGCCCAGCGTTCCTGGGATTCCTGGTCCCATGGGACAGCCTCTGGACCTGGCCAGTCCGGCTAAAGAAGCAAAACTGGGATGCAAAGCGTCTGGAGGTGATCAGCAAACCTCGAAGACCGGGTTCATGAGCCCGAAAGTTCCTAGCAAGGTCGATCTCACGTCAGATAAGTATAGGAGGGCTTCGGGAGACGTGGTGAAGATGGAGCTCGACCGTCATATCAAGAATAGCGCGGCGATCAAGTTCAAGGAGAGTCCTAAGAGAGAGTTCTACGACAGAAGTCCCAAGGCTGATGGGAAGGTGTATTATACGAACGGAGTCGATGCTGCTGCCCCAAATTCGTATAGTAAGTTAAGATACTCGCCTAGGGAGTTGGAGAGCAGAAAGAGGATTTCGACGTGGAACGAGCCAGAAAACAGCAAGACCACGCCCCCTCCACAGACCACGCCTCAGGCTTCACCTCTCGAGAATGGTCGCCTCAAGGTAAACTTTAATGATAGCAAAACGAAAACTATAGACAACTATAATACGCTGAATGGAGCAGAGGTGAAGCCTGACTCTGTAGCGCCCATGGTGATCCTGAACGTGGACACCTCGAAGACAGAAGGGTCGGGAAGGGAAGCGAAAGACAAGCCTGAAGCGAAGTCTCCAAAAAATGGGGATGCTACGACAGAGGAGATTAGTTCGAATAAGTTTTTGAGGCCCACATCGTTACCCCTGAAGCCAGGTACTTTTACACCTAAGAAACACCATGGCATCACCCCCACAGCGAACACGTTGCCTCTCATCAGCCCCGAAACTCCCAGACCCAAGAAGTCCTACGGACAGCTTTATTTGAACGGACATGCTTATACATATCTAGGCTTGAAGTGCTCGACCAGGGTGTTTTATTGTACGCTAAATAGGCCACAGCCTATGTATGTCACCCAGCAGCACGGTTTGTCTATGTACTCTAACTGGAAAATATGTAAGGAGGCGCCACCCGATGTCGATATGGCGCAATATGACTCCAGGCACCGGCCCCCTAATTATACAGCCGCCTGGAAGAAGCAGGAGGATATTTTGACCCATTCTTCGCAAAGACCTACTACACCAACGAATCAGGATAGTGGGTCGGATGGTGATTCGCAAGAGAAAACGAAGCGGGTGAAGATATTTGATGGAGGATTCGAGAGCAATGAGGATTATACTTATGTCAGGGGCAGAG GTCGAGGTCGGTACGTTTGTGAGGAATGCGGCATCCGTTGCAAGAAGCCTTCCATGTTGAAGAAACATATCAGAACGCACACGGACGTGCGGCCGTACACGTGCAAGCATTGCACTTTTAG TTTCAAAACCAAAGGCAACTTGACCAAACACATGAAGTCCAAGGCCCACTATAAGAAGTGCGTGGAGCTGGGCGTTGTTCCAGTTCCAACAACAGTTTGCGAGGACAATATTGACAAGGAAGCTATCGCTAGACTAGCAGCGGGTGGCAACACCGAAGAGTCctcggaagaagaagaagaaaccgacGGAGAAGAAAGTGAAGAATCTGGCAGCGAGGAACAGGAGGCTGCTCAGAGTCTGTTGAGTCTCTCCCAGAGAAACGCGAACAGACTGCCAGGCCTCTTGCCTTCGGGCAGACCGACGACCTACCCATACATCTTAACTTTCCCAACGACCTCTACATCCACTACCGTATCAGTCACAGTTAGCACCACTGCTCTCAGCGGACCGAGTGTCAGTAGCCAGGGAACCACTGTCGTCCGGAACGAGCTTCCATATCGTTATTATTTCCCCTCGAGCAGGGCTGCTGAGGAGTCCAGGACCACCGTAATTCAATCATCGAAAAAGGAGGACAATGAGGAAGTGGAGGAGGTGGACCCTGATTCGAGGAACAGTTTGACCCAGCCTATGGATCTCACCACAAAACCAGCTCTGCAACCTCTACCGTCGCCTATTCCTCAAAGAGCTAATCCAGCGGACATTTTGACCCCAGTTTCCGAACCCGTTTTACTGCAGACCATAGTTCAAACCATGGAGAGGCTGCCCATACAGGGAAGAGAGTGGAAACAGGACGCAGAGGGCCACATGTTGCAAGCCTACCTGACAGAGCGACATGTGATGGACAGTAAAATCAAGCAGCAATACCGGGTTGGCAGCACGAAAATCGAAAAGCAGCCTAGAGATTTCTTCAGACAACTGTCGCCGAAGTCGAAAGCCGTGGAGTCCAGCAATGTCCTCACTGTGACCTACACTGACCCTAGCAAGATGCAGCAGACGATTATGGACTCCAGAGTGAAAATAGTGAAGCACGTGGACGACGTCAAGATGGAGATCAGGGAGAAGATTTACCAGAACAAGGAACAAGGGAGTATCGAACTGATGAATACTGCTAGCTCGAAGCCTGGTGGAGAATATGTCATACCTGTGATTAACAGTTGCGAAAGGTTAGGCGAGTGCACTAACAGGAGCTCGCCTAAGTCCTTTGGCTTGGAGGCTAATAACAGATTGCTGCCACTTCCTCATATGAACAACGAAACGGATAGAAGTTCTGTCCTAAAGACGATAAATGTTAATCAGGAGATCAGATCAGTTGGTCACGAGGTCAGAACACCGTCTTCGGATTTGAGGATGCAGAGTCAGAGTCCTAGGAACCTAGACATGAGGCCTCCAAGCAGAGAATTAAGGTTGCAGGACTACAGAGGTCAGTTGCAGGAGTTGAGACCTCCGAGTCAAGACTACAAGCTGTGCAGACAAGAGTTAAGATCTCCTAATCGAGAGTTCAAGCCCTTGAATCAGGAGATCACTCCGTTAGGGACACCGTTGGCTACCATAGACTCGAGACAGGATAACAGGCCTCCTAGTAGAGATATGATTTTATTGTCGGATTATAGACACCCTCAGGCCCAAGAGTCCAGGGTCAGCTTCGAAACCATGCCTCTGGCTATACACGAAGTACCTAAATTGCAAGAAGTCTCTAGGGCTAATGTTGATATGAGGAACATGGAGCGGGTCGAGTTGAAGCATAATGAGATGACAAAGCAGAGTATAGCTGATAGCATTAAGCATACCGTAGCGCGGAAAATGGTGGTTGGGGGACCGGGATTCAGATCGCCATCGCCTACCGCGGGAAATTCGAAACCACAGGCCGAGTTCTTGCAACCTTCTAGTGGACCCGCTTCCAACTACGTCAG TGTGACTGAGGATGGAAGGAGCGTCTGCGGCATTTGCAACAAGGTGTTCAGCAAACCTAGTCAGTTACGGTTGCATATCAACATTCACTATTTCGAGAGACCGTTTAGGTGTGAGAGCTGCGCGGTTTCTTTCCGAACCAAAGGTCACTTGACGAAGCACGAACGATCTGTTTCTCATCACAACAAG GTCAGCATGACTTCAACCTTCGGAGCAGCGACTACCAGCAATCCTAGGCCGTTCAAGTGCACCGATTGCAAGATTGCATTCAGGATACACGGCCACTTGGCGAAGCACCTCCGAAGCAAGATGCATATTATGAAATTAGAGTGTTTAGGGAAATTACCGTTTGGAACGTATGCCGAGATGGAGAGGTCTGGCGTCAATTTGAACGACATTGATACTACTGACTGTGATAATAGTCTTACTAGTCTTCAG ATGCTGGCTCAAAGACTCTGTGAAAAAGATCCCAGCAAAATCGGGCAGTGGGACTCAGAGGCGCTTCCCAGCCAAGCCATAAGCGGAGGAGAGACCTCATCGGACGAGGGTGAACCCATACCACAGCACGCAATGCATCCATGCCCTGCGAAAGCGACCACAGACGCAGACATGTCTCGACCATATCATGTGCCAATCGCTAACGAGGATCCAAAGTCTGATGTCCATTTGGGGAATCCTCAGTTCACTCAGCTGGGTTGCGAGTACAACGCAAAGGAGAGGCCCATGGAGCCTGTGTTCCCTATGGAAGACACCAGACTGGACGAGAACGCGCAACCGTTCAAGTGCCAAATCTGCACAGTGTCCATGCGTAGCATGAATGAGTTCCAAGTACACTGTTTCGTTGAACACAATATCGAATCGGACTCTAGTACAAATATACACAGGGACAAGTGCACGGAGAAGGAAAATACTCAGCAGGAGCCTACAGGCAAGGAGGATCACAGTAGACAAAAAACAGACGACACGTAG